Genomic DNA from Cyprinus carpio isolate SPL01 chromosome A22, ASM1834038v1, whole genome shotgun sequence:
aaagagaaaaataactaaataacttcGATCCAACCTTTATCTCCAGATCCTCAATGTCTCTTTCCAGTCCTCCAGCAGTGCAGAGAAGAGTTACGAATAAGCCGAAGTCTCGCACGGAGTTGATTCTTCCGATGAGCATGTCTCCACGCTCCACGTCCCTGTAGAAGAGCTCACGTCTCTCCTCGAAACACACCTCCATGAACTGCTCCAGCGGAGGCATGACGGCGTGCGCCTCTGAAACAACACAAGCAGCATTAGAAGAAGACCCCAGCGTTCAACCCTTCACTTTCATCAAACAGCGTGCTTCAAAAAAAGTGACATGATTGCACGTAATAGAAATAAGACTGTGAATTTCATGAGAAATGCACGGGTCAGTTCACCTCCAGGATCCTGCTGCCACTCATCTGCTGGTGTAGATGTTTTCCACGACGCTGCAAACAGAAGATCAGCTTTCCTTGCTATGAACTGCTCCAGAACAGGACTCGCCTCTTCTTTATCCCTGTTTCAAACCAATGACAAAACGCTCACTTACTGCCAATACATTATCAAAATGTTACATGCATAATATTCTGTTACCACTCAGACATAAACTGAGAACAGCAAGAGATAAACTCTAAATACTTCTGAGGTACGGAAAAGATCAGCGCACACATTCTGTTAAATacctccacagaagaaagtcagtctgTAACCGCATGCAGGGGAGTAACTAATACAAGAACTGATCAAATAAGTTTTGCTGGCTATTTTTAAAGGTTGGTGTACACATTTTCTTGCATTTTAAATGGTGTATGCAAATAATCATGTGTAACTAATATCAAATCGTGTCTTACCTCTGACTGAGCGTTTTGGAGAGATCAGCAGCCACATGTTTAAAGTCCGGGTTCTCACTTTGCTCGCATTTTAAGAGTGACAGCAGATTGTCCCCGTGATAGGACAGGGACTGTCTGAGTAAATCTCTCTCCATCATCAGCGTCTCCAACAACACATATTTACACGCGACGAGTGCAGGAATATCACCACACTGGCACCGATCTGAATTAAACGACAGCGTGCATTACCTGATCGATTAAGTAACTAAATAATCAGTTAAGCGTGCGGACATTCGCTGAGACTGGAGAAGTTATAAAAGTGTGTGAGTTTGAGCAGAAATGGCTGCAGCTGCAAACGTGCTCGAGCCAAACGCGAGACGTGGAAACCGGAAGCGAACCGGAAGAACGACTTGACTTAAACGATTTTCTGGCAtccttaaaaattatatttcttaaattCGTCGACAATGCATTAACGCAGCTGTTTAAAGTGCTGCTTGTTTTTGCTTGAACGGAAGCATTTGCCAAACAAGAAAAGCACGGAAGGCGGTAGTTAACGTGAAACGTTTAGTTGTTGAAGTCGgtcataaaaagaaagaaaaaaaatcagcaggtCCGctggttttcaaaataaaagccctcctGCAAACGCATAAAATACAACCAACAAAATAGTTCACGctagcacacacatacacattttggCTATCTTATCTTAAGATAGTTTGGCTATCTTAGTGAGGACATTGCATTGCATGACTTCCACGGATTTTCTGTCAGgaaatgatattttctatcagcTAACTCAACCCCCTCAGTTTACTCATCACAGAAACATCTGCAGAGCACTAGATCCACCTCAAAACATCTTTGGGCTGATTTACAAACCTTTTTTACCTAGAGGATCTAAATGTCCTCACGAGTGGGTTGTTAAAGTACAGCCGCAGGCAGAACAATATAACTGTAACTCCATTTCAAAATTGCTatcagtggtggccaaaattattattacactATATTTTCACCAGTTAAAAAAATggttaagtcagttatttctatcttttgctgtattGTGTCAGTAGGGAATGTCTGTTCACATTTCCAAACATtggttttgtttgcacaaggagtcagaaaacagaacaaactgagacagactcagtccagaagaactgtggcaatgtctccgaGACGCTTGATGTtgggaaatgtaaactgatataaaactgacacactacagcagaagatagaaataactgacttaaaaccattttggCTGGTGAAAATATAGTGTTGCAATCAATGTTCGGTTGTTAGGTGATGACGTAAGAagcgctgtttccgggtccaagcctcaactcgcttcacttgagaatactacctcagcagTCCTTTattagcactgtttattcatatcaATCATTTAAGCTAAACGCTTTCAAACttacggtgtacactacagtctctgtGCTCACAGTGTCCCAAAcacaaataacttttatgtttatttatttatattttcattgtctggctatctgggaCTTCGGTGTggagttaaaggttaggattataattTTCTCGctagtattatatcacattgtgagtgtatattagcaccatTTGTTGTTCTCTCATGGTAtctgatagagcgtttggacACTGAAGCGGTGACACGTGACGTCACACTTAACAAGAGAATAGTAAGTTGCAATCAAAAATTTTCAACCCCTCAGAGACCGCAGTACTTTACAAATGCaagcttttctgaagatccaggattttttttatacaaattgcATTAACAGTTTAGTGGCATTTTAAAAGTGATAATGTCAATatataatgtcatatttttgagttatatgatttttttaaataacacagcTGTGTCATAATTATTCATCCCCTattcaacattgctgtttttaagtcactttttcatttgtttgtttgtatgatgGGGAACAAAATTGTCTTAAAACACAATTAAGTCTTTAgaaactctatttaaaaaaaaaaaaaaaaacagttagttctggaagaatgttttatggAGCGATGTGACCAAACTGCACCTTTTAGACCCTATGTCTGGTACAAAAAGGTAAAGCTCATAAACAGGAGAACACATCTCCTTGGTCAAACATTGAGGTGGACCAGCCCTGTTAGGGGGGTGTTTTACTGTTTCAGGAAGTGGAAATCATGACTTTACGAAGGACATTGTGGATTCTTTGAAGTATCAGACCACTTTTGTAAGAATTGTGATGACTTTGGTGCAAAGAAGGAAGCTGATGATCCATGGACTTTCCTGCAGGACCGTCATCACAAAGTACACATCCAAATCTACTTCTGCTTGGTTCAGGGATCAGTCAGAAGATGTCCTTGAGTGCCCTGTTCAGTCTCCAGAGTTTACTCTTATTGaaaattttttgtttgaaaatttgaaaaaaaaattttgaatttgaagaaaGCAGTGGCAGTATGAAAACCAAAGATTAAAAGCTTTTCAGGCGAGGAATGGGCCAAAACTGCAGTAAAGAGGTGACAAAAGCTTCTGAGCACTTATAGGCAGCGTTTATCAGTggttttaaacaataaaagattctgcacaaaatttgacttttgggggttgaataattttgaacatgaatgtttagagccaattagatttttatcattattcatCAATGTTACATTCTCAGAATCACTCAAATGCGTATTAAGAAACTTTCTCTAATACAGTATTTCACCGATGCCtttgttgaattgtttttattaaattttgttgttCTCTGCAACAAAATGTCTTGCAGCTCAAGGGGTTTGAATAATGTTGATtgcaactgtatatatatatatatatatatatatatatatatatatatataaatatatataatatatataataatgggTGATCAACTTAGTTTATAATACGCCAAATTCCATCTTCTAAGAACAAAGCTGcttggtgtgtgtatgtataaataaggttttttttttatatgagagaGATAATTTGTttgctgtctttctttctgtctgtgtagAACAGCATGCACTATTGACAGTTTGATtctttgtaaattaatttcaGGTTTGCTGGAATGCGGGATCCACCCATGACCCAGAAACTCAGTCAATCTGTCAACAGAAACACAAAgcactgatacatttttaatattcacacaAACCCAGAAATAAACAGGAGATAAATGGGTTTCTTCATTCCTGAGCAGGTTAACAACACTACaacaatgttatatttattaacagTGGTAAATtgtatccatatatatatatatatatatatatatatatatatatatatattttttttttatatattttttttttcaaataaaaaatagttatttcaaattgtaatatgcAGGGCATCTCTGTTTAGGTTACGAGGGCACTTTTTTGAGGATTGGTTATGTTGTTGTGATTTTATGGGTTAGTGTGACAATGCAGTCAGAAATAGAAAGTGTTCAGTTGTATCAGGACAATTATAACAGGTTGCATCGGGGGGTGGAGATTAAAGACAGTATATTAAGCTTGCATTACTTATGTTAGGTTACTTCTCAGTAGTCACTTTTCTGGCATTAGGTTTGGTagcaaaaaaacttaaaaagatgtttcagtttattatatttattggaTTGGCTTTACTGATTGGTAGATCAATACCAACAGGTAAGACGTCTATAGCAAAAATAGTTGTATGTAAGtatgtgatgtatatgtatatgtatgtgtgtgtgtatatatatatatatatatatatatatatatatatataataccagtcaaacgtttgggatcagaatgatttttaatcattacgttttttttttttttttttttttattttacaggagTTAATATTGTGCTCATCAAGTATTTTAGATGttacatttctaaatgtttttagtaatttgatttctgtgatgtgcagctgtattttcagcatcattactccagtcttcagtgtcacatgatcttcagaaatcattctactatgctgatttattatcagtgctggaaatatttttttgaacctgtgatacttttttcaggattctttgatgaataaaaagttaagaagagcatttatttaaaatagaaatcttttctaacaatatgcactaccgtttaaaagtttggggtcagtaaatttttgttctttttttttttttttttttttgaaagaaattaaaacttttattcagcaaggatgtgttaaattgttaagaagtgatagcaaagatttatattgttagaaaagatttctattttaaataaatcctctTTCCTAAATcctaactttttattcatcaaggaattttgaaaaaagaactgcagtttacaacaacaacaacaaaataatatatatatatatatatatatatatatatatatatatatatatatatatagtgaaatatatatatatatatattatatatatttgtcagcATAACTGtcgccaacattgataattctaataataaatcagcgtattagaatgatttctgaaggatcatgtgacactttatactggcgtaatgatgatggaaattcagctttgcatcaaataaatagtaaattatattttaaaggatattaaaatatatccaaaccattattttatattgtaataacatttttccaagattactgttttattttttatttatttttggttaattatattagtttatttgtattttttctgtatttttggttttttttatgtatttttggttattttaataatttttgattttattagtttaatagatttttatttttgttaattttgtcatgtttgtatatataattataattgcaaatgtttgtggtttttattcAGTGAATTATATGAGCCCTAACAGATACAGTTACACATAATTATAAACTAGCCAATGTGTGACtaatttaaactatataaatCCCCTAAGATGTAAGGCATTTGTGAGAAGTGATTTATCCAAAGAGATTTACAGTACAATTAGTGGTGCTGCTCAAGCATCACAATTAATACTGCATACAgttagaatatataaaaaataaaagaatttttttttttcttttataatttgatttatttttataattaaacaaacaaaacaaaaaaagaattttcaggGTTTAATGCAATTGCCACATATTCAGCGGTGATTTGTCAGAGACTAATTTAAATCTTTTGTAGTTGTAAAATCTTTTCTCGATCTTAAATTTTCCGTTTTCCTCAACTCTGGATCTCGAGACccattttcctgcagagtttctctccaaccctaatcaaacacacctgaaaaggctaatcaaggtcttcaggatcactacaAAGTTGCAGGTAAGTGTGTTTAATACAGGATGCAGCAAATCTCTGCAGGAATGTGGATCTTGAGCTCCAGAGTTGAGGACCCTTGCCATAGACCAGTGGACCCTTGGGGTAATTTATTGGATGGTCAATTTTCTTTTTCTATGCCATCTTAATATCAAAGTCATGCATGAGTAATGTATTTGTATACTGACTTCACCAAACAGAACAGCCCATCACAGCAATATTGGCTTAAACAATCACAATGGTTCTGTTTGCCTGACCAGAGGAAGGTTCTGGAAACCTCTTTGTCTTCATTTTTACAATTCTGCTTGATGCCACAGATTTCTCccttaatatttgtaataataaaagcTAGCGTACCTCACAAAACATAGATGAGTAAAAGGGATTCAGTAGTGAAACTGCTCTTTGGTAAAGTAGGTGACCTTTTGCTCTTATAACTCAGTTCTTGCTCTACAATTCCATAAATGCCTTCTCGATTGTGCATCACATTAGGAAATCAAACTACCAAGAAAAGTCAAAGCAAATATAGTTTCcgcaaatacaaacaaaacttgCCATGCAGGTTATTTTGATGTCGGTGTCAGAGAAAAGAAAGCATTTAATAATAGAACTGAGTTTGTGGTTTCGTACTGCATTGTTTGTTACCAAAGAGAGTCTTAAAGTCTTCAGTCACCACACATTCAGCTGTTGTGGTTGTTTGCACATTGTCAGTTTTTATTATAACAGTTCTCATAGTAGTTCATAATCCTTTTCCAACAATAGGATGCCTTTAGGATAACAGTTGTCTCTTGTATTGAAGGAGAACTTCTTTTCCCACTGGCATTACTCTGATTTATTAACTGAAGTTTGAGGAGATCATGCCTGCTTTCTAAGTGGCTATATAACTCTCACTATCCTTTCttccatttttgcttttttcactATTGGTCACTGTTGACTGCCATCTATAGATGCTTTTCTTCTATCTCACATACTAATGTTATTTTCTTCTATATCACCAGCTGCAGAAACATCTATCGCTCCATCAACAAGAACAACAGCCCCTGAACTAACATGTAAAATAGCTACAGCAGCATCTATAGTTCGATTAACAAAAAATCCTGCACCAACATGTATATCAGCTACAGCAACATCTACAGCTCGATCATCAACCACAACCCCTGCCCCACAGTCTACATCTCGCTCAGCAGTCACTGAACCAACATCTACAACTCAATCAAGACCACCTGCACCAACTTTAAGTTCAACTGTGCTAACATCAACCACTCTGTCATCAACTGCATCAACATCGATATCAGCTGCAGTAACATCTACTTCTCAAAAGACAGCTCAACTTACATATACAACTCAACCAGCTTCTGTCCCACAAAgtaaaaaagcaattttattttgcctgttcatgcatttttattaatcacCATTCagattttgttattaaattagaGTTTTATTCACCTATGCTAATATGAATCTAATATGAGCTTTCATTTTACAGATATGACAGCATTAGCTTCTGCAACTTTCAAATTGAGATGCTTTGCTGAACTGAGCAATGATGAAATCATTACATATATTGAAAAGGTGAgctattattttgttattaacattttttgtCTAATTGTTAGCATTAATTTGTTGCCGAACTGTTGAAgaattaacaacaaaacatatcAACCAAGCAATTACAATGGAAATGTAATGTACCCATGGCAGGAAAACAACAACTCTTTGTTTAGAATGTGACATTTGAGAAGAAGTTGGCTGACAGCAGAATAATTCGACATAGaagctgttgttttattttgtaggtAAATTACCAGAtgttactgtactttttttttcatcgcaGTTTGTCAAGCACTTTCAATCAAGCATTAGTGGGACCATCAAGATTACTGTGAGGAAATCAAGAAAACTGTTGGCATAAGGATCTGATGGAAAACTTGTGACTTTCCTCTGTATACTTGCAGTTTTACTGTTGTAATTAAACAATACTATACATTGAACACATATTATCGTTGCACCTTTcctatataaagtaaaaaa
This window encodes:
- the LOC109074309 gene encoding integumentary mucin C.1-like, coding for MQQISAGMWILSSRVEDPCHRPVDPWAAETSIAPSTRTTAPELTCKIATAASIVRLTKNPAPTCISATATSTARSSTTTPAPQSTSRSAVTEPTSTTQSRPPAPTLSSTVLTSTTLSSTASTSISAAVTSTSQKTAQLTYTTQPASVPQNMTALASATFKLRCFAELSNDEIITYIEKFVKHFQSSISGTIKITVRKSRKLLA